A single window of Coffea eugenioides isolate CCC68of chromosome 7, Ceug_1.0, whole genome shotgun sequence DNA harbors:
- the LOC113778282 gene encoding serine/threonine-protein kinase SAPK1 isoform X3, with protein sequence MKWLVFLTPTHLAIVMEYAAGGELFERICNAGRFSEDEARFFFQQLISGVSYCHSVQICHRDLKLENTLLDGSPEPRLKICDFGYSKSSVLHSQPKSTVGTPAYIAPEVFCRKKYDGKIADVWSCGVTLYVMLVGAYPFEDPEDPRNFRKTINKILSVQYSIPDYVRVSRDCKHLLSRIFVADPEKRITIPEIKKHPWFLKNLTVEFVEGEQASIQVNSAANYSQSNEEVLAIIQEATKSTEGPGVGENFIGGSMDLDDIDADCDIDDIETSGEFVCAL encoded by the exons ATGAAGTGGCTG GTCTTCCTCACACCAACTCATCTTGCCATCGTAATGGAGTACGCTGCTGGTGGGGAGCTTTTTGAAAGAATTTGCAATGCTGGTAGATTCAGCGAAGACGAG GCAAGATTTTTCTTTCAACAGCTTATATCAGGAGTTAGCTACTGCCATTCAGTG CAAATTTGCCATCGGGATCTTAAGCTGGAAAATACACTCTTAGATGGAAGCCCAGAACCACGTCTCAAAATATGTGATTTTGGCTATTCTAAA TCCTCAGTATTGCATTCCCAACCCAAATCTACAGTAGGAACGCCGGCCTATATTGCACCAGAGGtcttttgcagaaaaaagtATGATGGGAAG ATTGCAGATGTTTGGTCATGTGGGGTTACCTTGTATGTGATGCTTGTTGGTGCTTATCCATTTGAAGATCCTGAGGATccaagaaatttcagaaaaacaaTTAAT aaaattctGAGCGTTCAATATTCAATTCCTGATTATGTTCGAGTCTCCAGGGACTGCAAACATCTTCTGTCTCGAATATTTGTAGCTGACCCTGAAAAG AGAATAACCATTCCAGAAATCAAGAAGCATCCGTGGTTTTTAAAGAATTTGACTGTGGAATTTGTGGAAGGAGAACAAGCCAGCATTCAAGTGAACAGTGCAGCCAACTATTCTCAAAGTAATGAAGAGGTGTTGGCTATAATACAAGAGGCGACGAAATCGACAGAGGGGCCTGGAGTTGGAGAAAATTTCATTGGAGGCAGCATGGATCTAGATGATATTGATGCTGATTGTGATATAGATGATATAGAGACAAGCGGAGAGTTTGTTTGTGCATTATGA
- the LOC113778282 gene encoding serine/threonine-protein kinase SAPK1 isoform X2, which produces MNHRSLNHPNIVRFKEVFLTPTHLAIVMEYAAGGELFERICNAGRFSEDEARFFFQQLISGVSYCHSVQICHRDLKLENTLLDGSPEPRLKICDFGYSKSSVLHSQPKSTVGTPAYIAPEVFCRKKYDGKIADVWSCGVTLYVMLVGAYPFEDPEDPRNFRKTINKILSVQYSIPDYVRVSRDCKHLLSRIFVADPEKRITIPEIKKHPWFLKNLTVEFVEGEQASIQVNSAANYSQSNEEVLAIIQEATKSTEGPGVGENFIGGSMDLDDIDADCDIDDIETSGEFVCAL; this is translated from the exons ATGAATCACAGGTCCTTAAACCATCCCAATATAGTTAGGTTCAAGGAG GTCTTCCTCACACCAACTCATCTTGCCATCGTAATGGAGTACGCTGCTGGTGGGGAGCTTTTTGAAAGAATTTGCAATGCTGGTAGATTCAGCGAAGACGAG GCAAGATTTTTCTTTCAACAGCTTATATCAGGAGTTAGCTACTGCCATTCAGTG CAAATTTGCCATCGGGATCTTAAGCTGGAAAATACACTCTTAGATGGAAGCCCAGAACCACGTCTCAAAATATGTGATTTTGGCTATTCTAAA TCCTCAGTATTGCATTCCCAACCCAAATCTACAGTAGGAACGCCGGCCTATATTGCACCAGAGGtcttttgcagaaaaaagtATGATGGGAAG ATTGCAGATGTTTGGTCATGTGGGGTTACCTTGTATGTGATGCTTGTTGGTGCTTATCCATTTGAAGATCCTGAGGATccaagaaatttcagaaaaacaaTTAAT aaaattctGAGCGTTCAATATTCAATTCCTGATTATGTTCGAGTCTCCAGGGACTGCAAACATCTTCTGTCTCGAATATTTGTAGCTGACCCTGAAAAG AGAATAACCATTCCAGAAATCAAGAAGCATCCGTGGTTTTTAAAGAATTTGACTGTGGAATTTGTGGAAGGAGAACAAGCCAGCATTCAAGTGAACAGTGCAGCCAACTATTCTCAAAGTAATGAAGAGGTGTTGGCTATAATACAAGAGGCGACGAAATCGACAGAGGGGCCTGGAGTTGGAGAAAATTTCATTGGAGGCAGCATGGATCTAGATGATATTGATGCTGATTGTGATATAGATGATATAGAGACAAGCGGAGAGTTTGTTTGTGCATTATGA
- the LOC113778282 gene encoding serine/threonine-protein kinase SAPK2 isoform X1, whose amino-acid sequence MDRYEILKDIGSGNFGVAKLVKDIWTGELFAVKYIERGQKIDEHVQREIMNHRSLNHPNIVRFKEVFLTPTHLAIVMEYAAGGELFERICNAGRFSEDEARFFFQQLISGVSYCHSVQICHRDLKLENTLLDGSPEPRLKICDFGYSKSSVLHSQPKSTVGTPAYIAPEVFCRKKYDGKIADVWSCGVTLYVMLVGAYPFEDPEDPRNFRKTINKILSVQYSIPDYVRVSRDCKHLLSRIFVADPEKRITIPEIKKHPWFLKNLTVEFVEGEQASIQVNSAANYSQSNEEVLAIIQEATKSTEGPGVGENFIGGSMDLDDIDADCDIDDIETSGEFVCAL is encoded by the exons ATGGACAGGTATGAGATTCTGAAAGATATAGGTTCTGGGAACTTTGGAGTAGCCAAGCTGGTGAAAGATATCTGGACTGGTGAGCTTTTTGCTGTCAAGTATATTGAGAGAGGTCAGAAG ATTGATGAGCATGTGCAGAGGGAGATCATGAATCACAGGTCCTTAAACCATCCCAATATAGTTAGGTTCAAGGAG GTCTTCCTCACACCAACTCATCTTGCCATCGTAATGGAGTACGCTGCTGGTGGGGAGCTTTTTGAAAGAATTTGCAATGCTGGTAGATTCAGCGAAGACGAG GCAAGATTTTTCTTTCAACAGCTTATATCAGGAGTTAGCTACTGCCATTCAGTG CAAATTTGCCATCGGGATCTTAAGCTGGAAAATACACTCTTAGATGGAAGCCCAGAACCACGTCTCAAAATATGTGATTTTGGCTATTCTAAA TCCTCAGTATTGCATTCCCAACCCAAATCTACAGTAGGAACGCCGGCCTATATTGCACCAGAGGtcttttgcagaaaaaagtATGATGGGAAG ATTGCAGATGTTTGGTCATGTGGGGTTACCTTGTATGTGATGCTTGTTGGTGCTTATCCATTTGAAGATCCTGAGGATccaagaaatttcagaaaaacaaTTAAT aaaattctGAGCGTTCAATATTCAATTCCTGATTATGTTCGAGTCTCCAGGGACTGCAAACATCTTCTGTCTCGAATATTTGTAGCTGACCCTGAAAAG AGAATAACCATTCCAGAAATCAAGAAGCATCCGTGGTTTTTAAAGAATTTGACTGTGGAATTTGTGGAAGGAGAACAAGCCAGCATTCAAGTGAACAGTGCAGCCAACTATTCTCAAAGTAATGAAGAGGTGTTGGCTATAATACAAGAGGCGACGAAATCGACAGAGGGGCCTGGAGTTGGAGAAAATTTCATTGGAGGCAGCATGGATCTAGATGATATTGATGCTGATTGTGATATAGATGATATAGAGACAAGCGGAGAGTTTGTTTGTGCATTATGA
- the LOC113778170 gene encoding lanC-like protein GCL1: MSSSIVKYASQETNSTHEDNKERIDLLHGSDLTAPNLSLPAETLLQAAISLKDKVVQVTWRGQWNDYGNTDPTVYTGLLGTAFTCLRAYEATGSLQDLSLCTEIVDTCASIARSSTRHLTFLCGRGGVYALGAVAANYCGDQQKRDLYMDRFFEVAQERALPVGPEEGGFGMSYDLLYGRAGFLWTALFINKHLGAEAVPSDLLMPVVEAVLAGGRAGASDNTACPLMYRWHGTRYWGAAHGLAGILHVLLHFQALSADDIEDVKGTLRYMMSNRFPRSGNYPVSEGNPRDKLVQWSHGATGIGITLCKASEVLPNDREFRDAAIEAGEVVWKSGFVQKVGLADGAAGNAYAFLSLYRLTGESIYEDRAKAFASCLYHDQRNAPTSSPSTGADHAYSLFQGLAGVACLWFDLLAPEKSKFPGYEI; the protein is encoded by the exons atgtcATCTTCAATTGTGAAATATGCTTCTCAGGAAACTAACAGCACCCATGAAGATAATAAAGAGCGGATTGATTTGCTACATGGGTCTGATCTAACGGCTCCTAATCTGTCTCTCCCAGCTGAAACCTTACTCCAAGCAGCCATTTCTTTGAAGGATAAG GTGGTGCAAGTCACATGGCGAGGACAATGGAACGATTATGGCAATACGGATCCAACTGTGTATACGGGTTTGCTGGGAACAGCTTTCACCTGCTTGCGGGCGTATGAGGCTACTGGTAGTCTTCAGGACTTGAGCTTATGCACTGAGATTGTTGATACTTGTGCTTCCATTGCTCGTTCCTCCACCAG GCACTTGACTTTTCTGTGTGGGAGAGGAGGGGTCTATGCTCTTGGTGCCGTGGCTGCAAATTATTGTGGGGACCAGCAAAAACGTGACTTATATATGGACAGATTTTTTGAG GTGGCACAAGAAAGAGCCCTGCCTGTTGGACCCGAGGAAGGTGGATTTGGAATGTCATATGATCTACTCTATGGACGTGCTGGTTTCCTGTGGACTGCTTTGTTCATAAACAAGCACTTGGGAGCAGAAGCAGTCCCTAGTGATCTTCTTATGCCAGTTGTTGAAGCTGTGCTAGCAGGGGGCAGGGCAGGTGCTTCTGATAATACGGCCTGCCCATTGATGTATAGATGGCATGGAACAAGGTATTGGGGTGCAGCCCATGGCCTTGCAGGGATATTGCATGTGTTACTTCACTTCCAAGCCCTTTCTGCAGATGATATTGAAGACGTGAAAGGGACCTTAAGATACATGATGAGCAATAGATTCCCTCGTAGTGGGAATTACCCTGTAAGTGAAGGGAACCCAAGGGACAAGCTGGTTCAGTGGTCTCATGGTGCAACTGGCATTGGTATCACCCTTTGCAAAGCATCAGAG GTGTTACCAAATGACCGGGAATTCCGTGATGCTGCCATTGAGGCTGGGGAAGTTGTGTGGAAGAGTGGGTTTGTCCAGAAGGTAGGTCTTGCCGATGGTGCTGCTGGGAATGCTTATGCTTTTCTCTCCCTCTATCGTCTGACTGGAGAAAGCATATATGAAGATAGAGCAAAGGCATTTGCAAGCTGCTTGTATCATGATCAAAGAAATGCGCCAACTTCAAGTCCTTCTACTGGAGCAGATCATGCCTATTCTCTTTTCCAAGGACTAGCTGGGGTTGCTTGCCTATGGTTTGATTTGCTTGCACCTGAGAAGTCCAAATTTCCAGGTTATGAGATTTAG
- the LOC113777508 gene encoding 14-3-3-like protein 16R, with the protein MASPREENVYKAKLAEQAERYEEMVEFMEKVVSAAEGGEELTVEERNLLSVAYKNVIGARRASWRIISSIEQKEESRGNEGHVAAIKSYRSKIESELSSICDGILKLLDSKLIGSAATGDSKVFYLKMKGDYHRYLAEFKTGAERKEAAENTLSAYKAAQDIANAELAPTHPIRLGLALNFSVFYYEILNSPDRACNLAKQAFDEAIAELDTLGEESYKDSTLIMQLLRDNLTLWTSDMQDDGTEEIKEASKPDNE; encoded by the exons ATGGCTTCACCGCGTGAAGAGAATGTCTACAAGGCAAAGCTGGCCGAGCAGGCTGAGCGATACGAAGAGATGGTAGAATTCATGGAAAAAGTCGTCTCCGCGGCTGAGGGCGGCGAGGAATTGACGGTGGAGGAGCGCAACCTTCTCTCCGTCGCCTACAAGAACGTGATCGGCGCTAGGAGAGCCTCCTGGAGGATCATTTCGTCGATCGAGCAGAAAGAGGAGAGCCGTGGCAACGAAGGACACGTGGCCGCTATTAAAAGTTACAGATCTAAAATTGAGTCTGAGCTTTCGTCGATCTGCGACGGCATTCTGAAGCTGCTCGACTCCAAACTTATCGGCTCCGCTGCCACTGGAGATTCTAAGGTGTTTTATTTGAAGATGAAGGGCGATTATCATCGCTACTTAGCTGAATTTAAAACTGGAGCCGAGAGAAAGGAAGCCGCCGAGAACACTCTCTCGGCTTACAAGGCGGCTcag GATATTGCAAACGCAGAGCTTGCTCCCACGCATCCTATCCGACTCGGACTGGCCCTCAATTTCTCAGTGTTTTATTATGAGATTCTGAATTCTCCTGACAGAGCTTGTAATCTTGCCAAGCAG GCTTTTGATGAAGCAATAGCGGAGTTGGACACACTAGGGGAGGAGTCTTACAAAGATAGCACTTTAATAATGCAGCTTTTGCGTGATAACCTTACTTTGTGGACTTCAGACATGCAG GATGATGGCACTGAAGAAATCAAGGAAGCTTCAAAGCCAGATAATGAGTAG
- the LOC113778421 gene encoding laccase-17-like isoform X2: protein MLNVTRLCHTKSLVAVNGQFPGPRIVAGEGDRLLIKVNNHVSNNITIHWHGIRQLRSGWADGPAYITQCPIQTGQSYVYNYTIVGQRGTLFWHAHISWLRATAYGPLIILPKHHVPYPFAKPYEEVPIIFGEWFNADTEAIISQALRTGGGPNVSDAYTINGLPGPLYNCSTKDTFKLKVKAGKTYLLRLINAALNDELFFSIANHTLTVVEADANYVKPFETDTILIAPGQTTNVLLKTKPQFPAATFLMLATPYFTGAGTFDNSTVAGIVEYELSTSLNSATAISVKKLPLFRPTLPALNDTSFAANFSNKLRSLASPQYPANVPWNIDKQVFFTVGLGTSPCDQPQGCQGPNGTKFAASVNNISFVQPTTALLQSHFSGQSSGVYSPDFPFNPLHWFNYTGKPPNNTMVGNATKVLVVPFNTSVELIMQDTSILGAESHPLHLHGFNFFVVGQGFGNYDPNKDPKNFNLVDPIERNTVGVPSGGWVAIRFLADNPGMWFMHCHLDVHTSWGLKMAWLVLDGKLPNQKLLPPPADLPKC from the exons ATGCTTAATGTCACGCGGTTGTGCCACACAAAGAGCCTGGTGGCTGTGAACGGGCAATTTCCAGGGCCTCGCATTGTTGCCGGGGAGGGTGATCGTCTCCTCATCAAAGTCAACAATCATGTCTCAAACAACATTACCATCCATTG GCATGGCATTCGGCAGCTTCGAAGCGGCTGGGCTGATGGACCAGCGTACATAACACAATGCCCGATACAAACAGGCCAGAGCTATGTGTACAATTACACCATTGTTGGCCAAAGAGGAACTCTGTTCTGGCACGCTCACATTTCTTGGCTAAGAGCAACTGCATATGGTCCTCTAATCATCCTACCCAAGCATCACGTCCCGTATCCATTTGCTAAACCGTACGAGGAAGTCCCCATCATCTTTG GTGAATGGTTCAATGCCGACACCGAGGCCATAATTAGCCAAGCTTTACGAACAGGTGGTGGTCCAAATGTCTCTGATGCCTATACCATCAATGGACTTCCAGGGCCTTTGTACAATTGCTCTACTAAAG ATACATTTAAGCTGAAAGTTAAAGCAGGGAAGACTTACCTTCTTCGGTTGATCAACGCTGCACTAAATGACGAGCTCTTCTTCAGCATTGCAAACCACACTCTCACTGTGGTTGAAGCGGATGCAAATTACGTTAAACCTTTCGAAACAGATACGATCCTAATTGCACCTGGACAAACAACTAACGTTCTTCTCAAGACCAAGCCCCAATTCCCCGCTGCCACTTTCCTCATGCTGGCTACACCATATTTCACAGGAGCTGGAACCTTTGACAACTCCACCGTCGCTGGTATTGTAGAATATGAACTGTCTACGTCACTTAATTCCGCTACTGCAATTTCAGTGAAGAAACTCCCACTCTTCAGACCCACCTTACCTGCTCTAAACGACACATCCTTCGCCGCCAATTTCTCGAATAAACTACGCAGTTTAGCAAGTCCACAGTACCCTGCAAATGTTCCCTGGAATATTGATAAACAGGTCTTTTTCACAGTTGGCCTTGGAACTAGTCCATGTGACCAACCCCAAGGCTGCCAGGGTCCCAACGGAACCAAATTTGCGGCATCCGTCAACAACATCTCGTTCGTACAACCCACCACAGCCCTTCTCCAATCTCATTTCTCAGGCCAATCCAGTGGTGTTTACAGCCCAGATTTCCCGTTCAACCCATTGCACTGGTTCAACTATACTGGAAAACCACCGAACAACACCATGGTGGGTAATGCCACCAAAGTGCTGGTGGTCCCTTTCAACACCAGCGTGGAATTGATCATGCAGGACACCAGCATTCTTGGTGCCGAAAGCCACCCTCTCCATCTTCACGGATTCAACTTCTTTGTAGTTGGGCAAGGATTTGGGAACTACGATCCAAACAAGGACCCCAAGAACTTCAACCTTGTGGATCCCATTGAAAGGAACACCGTTGGGGTTCCGTCCGGCGGGTGGGTTGCCATCCGTTTTTTAGCAGACAATCCAG GAATGTGGTTCATGCACTGCCATCTGGATGTTCATACAAGCTGGGGTTTGAAGATGGCGTGGCTTGTCTTAGACGGAAAGCTTCCCAATCAAAAGCTTCTTCCACCGCCAGCAGATCTCCCAAAGTGCTAA
- the LOC113778421 gene encoding laccase-17-like isoform X1: protein MLNVTRLCHTKSLVAVNGQFPGPRIVAGEGDRLLIKVNNHVSNNITIHWYLRSGWADGPAYITQCPIQTGQSYVYNYTIVGQRGTLFWHAHISWLRATAYGPLIILPKHHVPYPFAKPYEEVPIIFGEWFNADTEAIISQALRTGGGPNVSDAYTINGLPGPLYNCSTKDTFKLKVKAGKTYLLRLINAALNDELFFSIANHTLTVVEADANYVKPFETDTILIAPGQTTNVLLKTKPQFPAATFLMLATPYFTGAGTFDNSTVAGIVEYELSTSLNSATAISVKKLPLFRPTLPALNDTSFAANFSNKLRSLASPQYPANVPWNIDKQVFFTVGLGTSPCDQPQGCQGPNGTKFAASVNNISFVQPTTALLQSHFSGQSSGVYSPDFPFNPLHWFNYTGKPPNNTMVGNATKVLVVPFNTSVELIMQDTSILGAESHPLHLHGFNFFVVGQGFGNYDPNKDPKNFNLVDPIERNTVGVPSGGWVAIRFLADNPGMWFMHCHLDVHTSWGLKMAWLVLDGKLPNQKLLPPPADLPKC, encoded by the exons ATGCTTAATGTCACGCGGTTGTGCCACACAAAGAGCCTGGTGGCTGTGAACGGGCAATTTCCAGGGCCTCGCATTGTTGCCGGGGAGGGTGATCGTCTCCTCATCAAAGTCAACAATCATGTCTCAAACAACATTACCATCCATTGGTAC CTTCGAAGCGGCTGGGCTGATGGACCAGCGTACATAACACAATGCCCGATACAAACAGGCCAGAGCTATGTGTACAATTACACCATTGTTGGCCAAAGAGGAACTCTGTTCTGGCACGCTCACATTTCTTGGCTAAGAGCAACTGCATATGGTCCTCTAATCATCCTACCCAAGCATCACGTCCCGTATCCATTTGCTAAACCGTACGAGGAAGTCCCCATCATCTTTG GTGAATGGTTCAATGCCGACACCGAGGCCATAATTAGCCAAGCTTTACGAACAGGTGGTGGTCCAAATGTCTCTGATGCCTATACCATCAATGGACTTCCAGGGCCTTTGTACAATTGCTCTACTAAAG ATACATTTAAGCTGAAAGTTAAAGCAGGGAAGACTTACCTTCTTCGGTTGATCAACGCTGCACTAAATGACGAGCTCTTCTTCAGCATTGCAAACCACACTCTCACTGTGGTTGAAGCGGATGCAAATTACGTTAAACCTTTCGAAACAGATACGATCCTAATTGCACCTGGACAAACAACTAACGTTCTTCTCAAGACCAAGCCCCAATTCCCCGCTGCCACTTTCCTCATGCTGGCTACACCATATTTCACAGGAGCTGGAACCTTTGACAACTCCACCGTCGCTGGTATTGTAGAATATGAACTGTCTACGTCACTTAATTCCGCTACTGCAATTTCAGTGAAGAAACTCCCACTCTTCAGACCCACCTTACCTGCTCTAAACGACACATCCTTCGCCGCCAATTTCTCGAATAAACTACGCAGTTTAGCAAGTCCACAGTACCCTGCAAATGTTCCCTGGAATATTGATAAACAGGTCTTTTTCACAGTTGGCCTTGGAACTAGTCCATGTGACCAACCCCAAGGCTGCCAGGGTCCCAACGGAACCAAATTTGCGGCATCCGTCAACAACATCTCGTTCGTACAACCCACCACAGCCCTTCTCCAATCTCATTTCTCAGGCCAATCCAGTGGTGTTTACAGCCCAGATTTCCCGTTCAACCCATTGCACTGGTTCAACTATACTGGAAAACCACCGAACAACACCATGGTGGGTAATGCCACCAAAGTGCTGGTGGTCCCTTTCAACACCAGCGTGGAATTGATCATGCAGGACACCAGCATTCTTGGTGCCGAAAGCCACCCTCTCCATCTTCACGGATTCAACTTCTTTGTAGTTGGGCAAGGATTTGGGAACTACGATCCAAACAAGGACCCCAAGAACTTCAACCTTGTGGATCCCATTGAAAGGAACACCGTTGGGGTTCCGTCCGGCGGGTGGGTTGCCATCCGTTTTTTAGCAGACAATCCAG GAATGTGGTTCATGCACTGCCATCTGGATGTTCATACAAGCTGGGGTTTGAAGATGGCGTGGCTTGTCTTAGACGGAAAGCTTCCCAATCAAAAGCTTCTTCCACCGCCAGCAGATCTCCCAAAGTGCTAA
- the LOC113776779 gene encoding WEB family protein At3g02930, chloroplastic has product MRQAEDELKTSKEQLDFAEDERSRAFNELREAKRLVYEANMKVNEVLSPRKTGELMTEVKNLKELLANSLKELKLKDEKIECLKLELQEAKQFEVKLAERDASLARWKEEFDKVKGSEAYALDLLSAGEKRIEELENEVQRGNVSEAKMLDSLASQTKQLEQIKIELEESKLEIAALNERIVSSQEPSKQNSSECNRPDRKGENEILIGDAGSTRSEQKLAKQNLSLGKKDANIALSNSKTSLDEMQLLKNELKLAIEAEEKSKKAMDDLALVLKEVATESNQAKEKLSVAYLQLEQVKGEAEQLKVIVRSTEERYEQLLDEAKKEAELHRNTADRLRVEAEETLLAWNGKEMGFVSCIKRAEEERAVAQHENARLSESLKAAEHKMRAARDESYKLRDILKQAINESNAAKAAAGLARDENSHLKDILAEKDEALYFLTQENERLRINEVAAQENVKELKQLLSIATRDRKTQSKTEDGVLRSQSFDLGNIEDETKPVRKNFSFNLKELKFSNDTEDSDQTISHEDPEKAEALKGSIFDSSTDSPRSEPRSPRLVPHHRKESSSVFTDDGDTPMSEDLDHLDNSNFDDSDSDRNHRRRRTMFRRVGDLIMRKSFSQKGTIN; this is encoded by the coding sequence ATGAGGCAGGCCGAGGATGAGTTGAAGACGTCAAAGGAACAATTAGATTTTGCTGAGGATGAAAGAAGTCGAGCATTCAATGAACTCAGGGAGGCGAAACGATTAGTTTATGAGGCCAATATGAAGGTTAATGAGGTATTGTCCCCTAGGAAGACAGGGGAACTAATGACAGAAGTTAAGAATTTGAAGGAATTGCTGGCTAATTCACTGaaagaattgaagttgaagGATGAGAAGATTGAGTGTTTGAAGCTAGAGCTCCAAGAGGCGAAACAGTTTGAGGTTAAATTGGCTGAGAGAGATGCATCATTAGCCAGATGGAAAGAGGAATTTGATAAAGTGAAGGGTTCGGAGGCTTATGCATTGGATTTACTATCTGCAGGTGAAAAGAGGATTGAGGAACTAGAAAATGAAGTTCAAAGAGGAAATGTATCTGAAGCCAAAATGCTCGATTCATTAGCATCCCAGACAAAACAGCTTGAGCAGATTAAGATTGAACTTGAAGAATCTAAGCTAGAAATTGCTGCTTTAAATGAGAGGATCGTGTCATCTCAGGAACCCTCCAAGCAAAATAGTAGTGAATGTAATCGACCTGACAGAAAgggggaaaatgaaattttgataGGGGATGCTGGGAGTACAAGGTCTGAGCAAAAATTGGCAAAGCAGAATCTGTCTCTAGGTAAGAAGGATGCTAATATTGCCTTGTCAAATTCTAAGACTTCACTTGATGAGATGCAATTACTGAAAAATGAGCTGAAATTGGCCATTGAAGCTGAAGAAAAGAGCAAGAAAGCCATGGATGATTTAGCACTGGTACTAAAGGAAGTTGCAACGGAATCCAATCAGGCAAAAGAGAAACTCAGCGTTGCATATTTGCAACTAGAACAAGTAAAGGGAGAAGCAGAACAACTGAAGGTTATTGTAAGGAGCACTGAAGAAAGGTATGAACAGCTTCTCGATGAAGCCAAAAAAGAAGCAGAGCTGCACAGAAACACCGCAGATAGATTAAGGGTAGAAGCTGAAGAAACACTTTTGGCATGGAATGGAAAGGAAATGGGCTTTGTGAGCTGCATAAAAAGAGCTGAAGAGGAAAGGGCTGTTGCTCAACATGAGAACGCCAGACTTTCTGAGTCTCTTAAAGCGGCAGAACATAAGATGAGAGCAGCAAGGGACGAGAGCTACAAACTGAGAGATATACTCAAGCAGGCTATCAATGAATCTAATGCAGCAAAAGCTGCTGCTGGACTTGCAAGAGATGAAAATTCTCACCTCAAGGATATTCTGGCCGAAAAGGATGAAGCTCTGTATTTTCTCACTCAGGAAAATGAACGGCTGAGAATCAATGAGGTTGCAGCTCAAGAAAATGTCAAGGAGTTAAAGCAACTGCTTTCTATAGCAACAAGAGATCGTAAAACTCAAAGTAAGACTGAGGATGGGGTCTTGAGGTCCCAAAGTTTTGACCTTGGGAACATTGAAGATGAGACGAAACCTGTGAGAAAGAATTTCAGCTTCAATCTCAAGGAACTGAAGTTTTCAAATGACACTGAAGATTCCGACCAGACTATTAGTCACGAGGATCCTGAAAAGGCAGAGGCGCTCAAGGGTTCAATATTTGATAGTTCAACTGATTCGCCAAGATCAGAACCCCGAAGTCCAAGACTAGTGCCTCATCATCGGAAAGAGTCTTCTTCTGTCTTTACAGATGATGGTGATACGCCAATGTCAGAAGATTTAGATCATCTAGACAATAGTAACTTCGATGATTCAGATAGTGATAGAAACCACCGAAGAAGGAGAACAATGTTTCGCAGGGTTGGAGATCTCATTATGAGAAAAAGCTTTTCACAAAAGGGAACCATTAACTGA